The genomic interval GCCCTGGCTGCCGGCGCCGCGCTGACCTACCCGGTTCTGGGCAACAACGGCGGCCTGCGCATGACGACGAAGGCCGAGATCGTCGGCATGGACGGCAACCCCATCCCGCGCCTGTACGGCGGCGGTCGCGTGACCGGTGGCCTCGCGGCAACCGAGTACCCGTCGTGCGGCTTCTACATCGGCACGGGAGTCGTGTTCGGCCGCATCGCCGGCCAGCAGGCCGCCGCGCTCGAGGCTTGGGCGTAAGCGAAGCGATCTTCCAGGCGATGTCGTAACGAGCAAGGGCCTTCGTCTCCCTTTGGAGGCGAGGGCCCTTTGATGTGCGGGTGTCGGGGCAGTCCAGACGGGGCGGCCTACTTCTTCTCGGAATGCTCGGCGTCGTCGGGCTCGTCGCTCTGCTCGGGATGCGTGAACACCGGGTCGTCGGCGGGGAGCACCTCGTCCTCGTGCGTGCGCGGGTCGTAGTAGTGGCGCAGCACGGGCTCGAACAGGTGCAGGCGCCGCACAAAGAGGTACGAGACGCCCAGCAGCAGGAGGAAGATCACGATGCGGGGCATGACGTGCACCTGCGTGATGACGAAGGCGCCGAGGGACAGCAGCGCCGACCAGGCGTAGATGAGCAGAGCCGCCTGCCGCTGGTCGAAGCCCTCCTGGATGAGGCGGTGCTGGATGTGGCCCTTGTCGGCCTGGTCTATGGGCACGCCGCCGCGCTTGCGTCGCACGATGGCAGCGAACGTGTCGATGATGGGCACGCCGGCGATGATGAGCGGCACGATGAGCGACGTGAGGGCCGCCGTGCGCGTGACACCGAGCAGCGAGATGATGCCGAGCACGAAGCCGAGCATGAGCGCGCCCGAGTCCCCCATGAATATCGAGGCGGGGTGGAAGTTGTAGCGCAGGAAGCCCAGGCAGGCGCCGGCCGTGGCGATGGCCAGGGCGGCGGCGTCGATGCGGCCCGACAGCAGCGTGATGCCGAACAGCGAGAGCGACACGATGCCGGAGATGCCAGCGGCCAGCCCGTCGAGCCCGTCGATCAGGTTGATGATGTTGGCGAACGCCACGAGGTAGACGACCGTGATGGGATAGGCAAGCCACCCCAGCGAGATCTCGCCCGGGCCGAACGGGTTCACGATGTTGCCGATGACAAGGCCTGAAGCGGCGGCGATGACAGCGGCGACGAGCTGACCCGCGAGCTTCTGCAACGGCTTGAGTGAGCGGGCGTCGTCGATGAGGCCTGTCACGAACACGACGAGCACGGAGACGCCGAGGCCCCAGTAGTTGACGGTGAGCGAGGGGTGCGAAATGAACGCTGACGGCCAGTCGAACGCTAGCGTGCCGCAGTACTGCACGATGAGGGCGACGATGAGCCCGAGGAACATGGCGATGCCGCCCATGCGCGGGATAGGAACTTTGTTGATGCGGCGGGCGTCGGGGTAGTCGATGGCTCCCAGCTTGATGGCGATGCGCTTCGCGATCGGCGTCGTGATGAGGGTGACGACGAGCGCCACGGCGAACAGCGACAGGAAGTGCATCCAGGGCATGGGGGGCAGAGGTGGCATAGGCAAGGCCTACCAGGTAGTCGGACGCCGGCGATGGCGCGCGGGTACGGATGGTGTGGCGCGTTCAATCAGGCCTGTAAGTGTACCACAGGCTCCGTTTTTGCACCCAACGGCTCGCCGGACTGTGGCGAAACGACAACGCCCCGGCCTGGTAGCGTGCCAAACCGGGGCGTGTATGCGTGCGAATGGAGCGCGTACGGGCCCTGCGCCCGCACGAATGTCCTTAGTTCTCGCGACGGCGGCGCATGACGAGGGCCGCGCCGGCACCCACGAGCGCCACACCGGCAACGCCAGCGATGACGACGGGGGCAATGCTCGTC from Coriobacteriia bacterium carries:
- a CDS encoding undecaprenyl/decaprenyl-phosphate alpha-N-acetylglucosaminyl 1-phosphate transferase, yielding MPWMHFLSLFAVALVVTLITTPIAKRIAIKLGAIDYPDARRINKVPIPRMGGIAMFLGLIVALIVQYCGTLAFDWPSAFISHPSLTVNYWGLGVSVLVVFVTGLIDDARSLKPLQKLAGQLVAAVIAAASGLVIGNIVNPFGPGEISLGWLAYPITVVYLVAFANIINLIDGLDGLAAGISGIVSLSLFGITLLSGRIDAAALAIATAGACLGFLRYNFHPASIFMGDSGALMLGFVLGIISLLGVTRTAALTSLIVPLIIAGVPIIDTFAAIVRRKRGGVPIDQADKGHIQHRLIQEGFDQRQAALLIYAWSALLSLGAFVITQVHVMPRIVIFLLLLGVSYLFVRRLHLFEPVLRHYYDPRTHEDEVLPADDPVFTHPEQSDEPDDAEHSEKK